The region GATTTTAAAGGACAACCTAACCCAGATACAGATGCTGTAGCTGTCACAGCTTCTGGTATTACATTTAGCTACTCGATTAAACAAAGCAACAAAAAAGTAGTAGGTTTTAAAACATTAGTTAAAGCCTTCTTTTATCCAGAACACTCTTGGTGTAAAGCAGAACAAGTGGATGCACATGTGTTGGGACACGAGCAATTGCATTTTGATATTACCGAATTACATGCTAGACTATTTAGACAACGTATTGCAAAAATAAAACCGCATGATGACTTAGCACAAACTCTTCAAGAATTGCACAAAACTATTGAAGATGATTTAGCCAATATGCAACATACTTATGATGCAGAAAGTAATTTTTCAATAGATGTAGTTGGTCAACAAAAATGGAAAGATAGTATTGCCATTAGATTAAAAGCGACAGAAAAATTTAAATCTAAAGGATAGTGCAACTACAACCAGATAGGGACTTCCTAATTACATTGGCACATACTAAAATGCCTTATGGAAAATATAAAGACCGATTCTTAATAGATTTGCCAGAATATTATGTGGTGTGGTACCACAACAAAGGTTTCCCTAAAGGAAAACTAGGTGACATGCTAGAAACTGTTTACACGTTAAAAGTCAATGGTTTGGAGCAATTAGTTAGAACCATTAAAAAGCAGTATCCTAAGTAAATTGTTAT is a window of Olleya sp. YS DNA encoding:
- a CDS encoding DUF3820 family protein; protein product: MQLQPDRDFLITLAHTKMPYGKYKDRFLIDLPEYYVVWYHNKGFPKGKLGDMLETVYTLKVNGLEQLVRTIKKQYPK